From a single Planctellipticum variicoloris genomic region:
- the recG gene encoding ATP-dependent DNA helicase RecG: MLPAAMTSVTPPALSPLEQSVQFVRGVGPARAELLAKLEIFTVEDLLLHLPRDVLDLTHVKPIFELVEGELQTVRGVVVDRDSRLTSTGKTMTAILLQCDGGYARGVWFNQPWMLQKFQDGQRVLFSAAPKFRQKRWEFSHPRVQFLEEDDTAADGGLIPRYRLTEGLKLHELRRMIQHAVEDAVELLPDPWPEALRDELQLPRMADAVRQLHQPATMDEYRAGLRRVLYEDLLEFQLGIALRRRYWRKENKAVPLPVTSKIDARIRRLFPFQLTAGQDQAIRDIAADLGREQAMHRLLQADVGAGKTAVAVYAMLAAVAAGQQAVVMAPTEVLAQQHWQTIERLLAQSRVERRLLTGQLTAAERRETLAGIRSGAVQLVVGTQAIIQKDVEFAKLGLVVIDEQHKFGVMQRAKFASGETTPHVLVMTATPIPRSLCLTQFGDLDLTSIHELPPGRQKVVTSRISGPGAERKVWEFLRGKLAEGRQIYVVCPRVEAELDNETPALSAAAEQVFRNLSAGELKDFRVGLLHGQLGRDQRADVMERFRAAELDALVATTVIEVGVDVPNATLMVILQAERFGLSQLHQLRGRIGRGRFQGYCFLFSSVDQPDAVKRLATLEASADGFQIAQTDLELRGGGDVLGTRQHGALPLKVADLVRDQELLEEARTKAFELVDSGRLDRVEFGPLKQRVLERFRQLMDLPVTG, translated from the coding sequence ATGCTCCCTGCCGCCATGACGTCCGTCACGCCCCCAGCGCTGTCGCCGCTTGAACAGTCCGTGCAGTTTGTGCGGGGTGTCGGGCCGGCGCGCGCTGAGCTGCTGGCGAAGCTGGAGATCTTCACCGTCGAAGACCTGCTGCTGCACCTGCCGCGGGACGTCCTCGACCTGACGCACGTCAAACCGATTTTCGAACTGGTCGAAGGGGAGTTGCAGACCGTTCGCGGCGTTGTGGTCGACCGCGATTCCCGTCTCACGTCGACCGGCAAGACGATGACCGCCATCCTGCTGCAGTGCGATGGCGGCTACGCCCGCGGCGTCTGGTTCAACCAGCCCTGGATGCTGCAGAAGTTCCAGGACGGCCAGCGGGTCCTCTTTTCCGCGGCCCCGAAATTCCGTCAGAAACGCTGGGAGTTTTCGCATCCCCGAGTTCAGTTTCTCGAAGAAGACGACACCGCCGCCGATGGCGGCCTGATCCCCCGCTATCGCCTGACCGAAGGGCTGAAACTCCACGAGCTCCGGCGGATGATTCAGCATGCGGTCGAAGACGCCGTCGAGTTGCTCCCCGATCCGTGGCCGGAAGCCCTCCGCGACGAATTGCAGTTGCCGCGGATGGCCGACGCCGTCCGGCAGCTTCATCAGCCGGCCACGATGGACGAATACCGCGCGGGGCTCCGGCGGGTGCTTTACGAGGATCTGCTGGAGTTTCAGCTTGGCATCGCCCTCCGTCGGCGCTACTGGCGGAAGGAGAATAAGGCGGTGCCGTTGCCGGTGACGTCGAAGATCGACGCCCGCATCCGCCGGCTGTTTCCGTTTCAACTGACCGCCGGCCAGGACCAGGCGATTCGGGACATCGCCGCCGACCTGGGACGCGAACAGGCCATGCATCGGCTGCTGCAGGCGGACGTCGGCGCGGGGAAGACTGCGGTGGCAGTCTACGCGATGCTGGCGGCCGTCGCCGCCGGCCAGCAGGCGGTGGTGATGGCTCCGACGGAAGTCCTCGCTCAGCAGCACTGGCAGACGATCGAACGGCTGCTGGCGCAGAGCCGTGTCGAACGCCGGCTGCTGACGGGGCAGCTCACTGCCGCCGAACGGCGCGAAACGCTCGCCGGGATCCGCAGCGGTGCGGTGCAGCTCGTGGTCGGGACGCAGGCGATCATTCAGAAGGACGTGGAGTTTGCGAAGCTCGGCCTGGTCGTCATCGACGAGCAGCACAAGTTTGGCGTGATGCAGCGGGCGAAGTTCGCGTCGGGCGAGACCACGCCGCACGTGCTGGTGATGACCGCCACGCCGATTCCGCGGAGCCTGTGCCTGACGCAGTTCGGCGACCTCGATCTGACCTCGATCCACGAACTGCCGCCCGGGCGCCAGAAGGTCGTGACCAGCCGGATTTCGGGACCGGGAGCGGAGCGCAAAGTCTGGGAGTTTCTGCGGGGGAAACTGGCCGAGGGCCGGCAGATCTATGTCGTCTGTCCGCGCGTCGAAGCCGAGCTCGACAACGAAACGCCGGCGCTGTCGGCGGCGGCCGAGCAGGTTTTCCGCAATCTGTCGGCGGGCGAATTGAAAGATTTCCGCGTCGGGCTGCTGCACGGTCAGCTCGGGCGGGATCAGCGGGCCGATGTGATGGAGCGGTTCCGCGCCGCCGAGCTGGATGCGCTCGTCGCGACGACGGTGATCGAAGTCGGCGTCGACGTCCCGAACGCCACGCTGATGGTCATTCTGCAGGCGGAGCGGTTCGGGCTGTCGCAGTTGCATCAGCTCCGGGGGCGAATCGGCCGGGGCCGGTTCCAGGGGTATTGCTTCCTGTTTTCAAGCGTCGATCAGCCCGACGCCGTCAAACGTCTGGCCACGCTGGAAGCCTCTGCGGACGGCTTTCAGATTGCGCAGACCGATCTGGAGCTTCGCGGCGGCGGCGACGTGCTGGGGACGCGTCAACACGGAGCATTGCCGCTCAAAGTCGCGGACCTGGTCCGCGATCAGGAGTTGCTGGAAGAAGCCCGGACGAAGGCGTTTGAGCTGGTCGACAGCGGCCGGCTGGATCGGGTCGAGTTTGGTCCGCTCAAGCAGCGGGTGCTGGAGCGGTTCCGGCAGTTGATGGATCTGCCGGTGACGGGGTGA
- the arsA gene encoding arsenical pump-driving ATPase has translation MEFVEHATRNLFFTGKGGVGKTSLACATAVRLADAGQRVLLVSTDPASNLDEVLGVQLGYRPSPIPAVPGLSAMNLDPAASAAEYRERMVGPYRGLLPAAAVASMEEQFSGSCTLEIAAFDEFSRLLGDASATSEFDHVIFDTAPTGHTLRLLTLPSAWSGFMETNTTGTSCLGPLAGLQAQQKLYQSTVEALANAEVTTLILVTRPEAAALREAARTSGELAGLGVRNQHLVVNGVFQATDVADPLAVAMQARGEQALVELPEALRELPVTQIPLTSAGFVGIESLRNLGNLTDLPAPPPVAAEEAPAVSVGLGSLLEDLTAAGHGVILAMGKGGVGKTTVAAAIAVALAERGLRVHLSTTDPAAHLSGAMAGEELPTLTVSRIDPQVETARYSAEVLATAGAGLDDSGRALLQEDLRSPCTEEIAVFRAFAEAVDEGRDHFVVLDTAPTGHTILLLDAALAYHREVTRQSSQMPDAVAQLLPRLRDPEFTKVLLVTLPEATPVHEAAQLQQDLRRAQIEPWAWVINQSLTPLTVTDPVLQSRRQHERTYLDEVTGSLSSRTVLLPWHATPPTGLEGLRSLVAG, from the coding sequence ATGGAATTCGTCGAACACGCCACGCGGAATCTGTTCTTTACCGGCAAGGGTGGCGTCGGCAAGACGTCGCTGGCCTGCGCGACGGCGGTCCGCCTCGCCGATGCCGGCCAGCGGGTTCTGCTGGTCTCCACCGATCCCGCGTCGAATCTCGACGAAGTCCTCGGGGTCCAGCTCGGTTACCGACCTTCGCCCATTCCCGCAGTCCCGGGTCTGTCGGCGATGAACCTCGATCCCGCCGCGTCGGCGGCCGAGTACCGCGAGCGGATGGTCGGCCCCTATCGCGGGCTCCTCCCCGCCGCGGCCGTCGCCAGCATGGAAGAACAGTTCTCCGGCTCCTGCACGCTGGAGATCGCGGCCTTTGACGAATTCTCCCGGCTGCTGGGCGACGCCTCGGCCACGTCGGAATTCGATCACGTGATCTTCGACACCGCCCCGACCGGCCACACGCTGCGCCTGCTGACCCTGCCCTCCGCCTGGTCGGGCTTCATGGAGACCAACACGACCGGAACCTCCTGCCTGGGGCCGCTCGCCGGCCTGCAGGCGCAACAGAAGCTGTATCAGTCCACCGTCGAGGCGCTGGCCAATGCCGAAGTGACCACGCTGATCCTGGTCACGCGTCCGGAAGCCGCCGCCCTCCGCGAAGCCGCCCGCACGAGCGGCGAACTCGCCGGGCTCGGCGTCCGGAATCAGCACCTCGTCGTCAACGGCGTCTTCCAGGCCACCGACGTCGCTGATCCGCTGGCAGTGGCCATGCAGGCTCGCGGCGAGCAGGCCCTCGTCGAACTGCCGGAGGCCCTTCGCGAACTCCCTGTGACGCAGATTCCCCTCACGTCCGCGGGTTTCGTGGGCATCGAATCGCTCCGCAATCTGGGCAATCTCACCGATCTGCCAGCCCCGCCGCCCGTAGCGGCGGAAGAGGCGCCCGCCGTCTCGGTCGGACTCGGGTCGCTGCTGGAGGATCTGACTGCCGCCGGTCACGGCGTCATTCTGGCGATGGGCAAAGGAGGCGTCGGCAAGACGACCGTGGCGGCGGCAATCGCCGTGGCCCTTGCCGAGCGCGGACTTCGCGTGCATCTTTCGACGACCGATCCCGCAGCGCATCTGTCGGGCGCGATGGCGGGCGAAGAATTGCCGACGCTGACCGTCAGTCGGATCGATCCGCAGGTGGAAACGGCCCGTTATTCCGCCGAGGTTCTGGCCACGGCCGGCGCCGGGCTGGACGACAGCGGGCGGGCGTTGCTGCAGGAAGATCTGCGATCCCCCTGCACCGAAGAAATTGCCGTCTTTCGCGCATTCGCCGAGGCCGTCGACGAAGGTCGCGATCATTTTGTCGTCCTGGATACGGCCCCCACCGGCCACACGATTCTACTGCTCGACGCGGCCCTGGCATATCACCGCGAAGTCACGCGTCAGTCGAGCCAGATGCCCGACGCCGTGGCGCAATTGCTTCCACGCCTGCGCGATCCGGAGTTCACAAAGGTTCTGCTCGTGACGCTTCCCGAAGCGACCCCGGTCCACGAAGCCGCCCAGTTGCAGCAGGATCTCCGCCGGGCGCAGATCGAACCGTGGGCTTGGGTCATCAACCAGAGCCTGACCCCGCTGACCGTGACCGATCCCGTGCTGCAGAGCCGTCGGCAGCACGAGCGAACGTATCTTGACGAAGTCACCGGCAGCCTGTCCTCGCGGACGGTTCTGCTACCGTGGCACGCCACGCCGCCGACCGGGCTGGAAGGGCTGCGGTCGCTGGTGGCGGGATAG
- the arsD gene encoding arsenite efflux transporter metallochaperone ArsD, translated as MKHVQIYDKPMCCSTGVCGPQVDPVLPRFAADLDWLKSQGHQVERFNLAQQPDAFIANPDVHQLLATQGTDCLPLVVVDGAIVSRKGYPSREMLTMWAGPAGAATATLPVVKPSGGCCGGAACG; from the coding sequence ATGAAACACGTCCAGATCTACGACAAGCCGATGTGCTGCTCGACGGGCGTCTGCGGCCCGCAGGTTGACCCCGTCCTCCCCCGCTTTGCGGCAGACCTCGACTGGCTGAAATCACAGGGGCACCAGGTCGAGCGATTCAACCTCGCGCAGCAGCCCGATGCATTCATCGCCAACCCCGACGTCCATCAACTGCTGGCCACCCAGGGAACCGACTGCCTGCCGCTGGTCGTCGTCGACGGCGCCATCGTCAGCCGCAAAGGCTATCCCTCTCGCGAAATGCTCACCATGTGGGCCGGTCCGGCGGGTGCCGCGACGGCCACCTTGCCCGTTGTGAAACCGTCAGGCGGTTGTTGCGGCGGCGCCGCCTGCGGCTGA
- a CDS encoding ArsR/SmtB family transcription factor: MPPVNSTKRCCDDQPATLPSDVSAERLAALAWALAHPARVRILRLLVSRTTCVCGEIVSELPLAQSTVSQHLKILKESGLVQGEVDGPKVCYCINRDQLHELKALVAGL; the protein is encoded by the coding sequence ATGCCTCCCGTAAATTCAACAAAACGCTGTTGCGACGACCAGCCCGCCACGCTGCCCTCCGACGTTTCCGCAGAACGCCTCGCGGCTCTGGCGTGGGCGCTCGCCCATCCCGCACGCGTCCGGATCTTGCGGCTGCTCGTCAGCCGCACGACCTGCGTCTGCGGCGAAATCGTCAGCGAGCTTCCGCTGGCGCAGTCGACCGTGTCGCAGCATCTGAAGATTCTGAAAGAATCCGGGCTCGTGCAGGGCGAAGTCGACGGCCCGAAGGTCTGTTACTGCATCAACCGCGATCAGCTTCACGAATTGAAGGCCCTCGTGGCGGGCCTGTAA
- a CDS encoding PEP-CTERM sorting domain-containing protein (PEP-CTERM proteins occur, often in large numbers, in the proteomes of bacteria that also encode an exosortase, a predicted intramembrane cysteine proteinase. The presence of a PEP-CTERM domain at a protein's C-terminus predicts cleavage within the sorting domain, followed by covalent anchoring to some some component of the (usually Gram-negative) cell surface. Many PEP-CTERM proteins exhibit an unusual sequence composition that includes large numbers of potential glycosylation sites. Expression of one such protein has been shown restore the ability of a bacterium to form floc, a type of biofilm.), translating to MQKFLMALTTAAFLSTGASAQAALIMGSIGFNSGAVSPLPTGANLTTFESFQFNMSSKEVDGMGDFAVYNVDPMDPLAPSTSETFLNVIVDVANLSGFQFTSADFGSFVASSGIQTVNDGAFRGFVFTGAFTPSGTGLLAGKETTEANVSVIFLQAGQTGTLNAAVTLQAPPTVRTDAVTPEPASIAMFGTMLVPLALGAFRRRQKAAQAAL from the coding sequence ATGCAGAAGTTCTTGATGGCTTTGACGACGGCAGCGTTTCTTTCGACCGGCGCCAGCGCTCAGGCGGCTCTGATCATGGGATCGATTGGTTTTAACTCGGGAGCGGTAAGTCCGCTGCCAACTGGAGCAAATCTGACGACTTTCGAGAGCTTTCAGTTTAACATGAGCTCGAAAGAAGTCGACGGTATGGGCGACTTCGCTGTCTACAACGTTGACCCGATGGATCCTTTAGCGCCGTCTACTAGCGAGACGTTTCTGAACGTGATTGTCGACGTTGCCAATCTCAGTGGTTTTCAGTTTACGAGCGCTGATTTTGGAAGTTTTGTAGCCTCATCGGGCATCCAAACTGTTAACGATGGGGCCTTCCGCGGGTTTGTATTCACTGGCGCATTCACGCCAAGTGGAACTGGACTGCTGGCGGGAAAAGAAACAACAGAGGCCAATGTCTCTGTGATTTTCCTCCAAGCTGGGCAAACCGGTACTTTGAACGCCGCAGTGACCCTGCAAGCACCTCCGACGGTGCGCACCGACGCGGTTACCCCCGAACCCGCGTCCATCGCGATGTTCGGCACGATGCTGGTTCCGCTGGCCCTCGGCGCTTTCCGCCGTCGGCAGAAGGCCGCCCAGGCCGCGCTGTAA
- a CDS encoding Nramp family divalent metal transporter — MSVTEELVPDDVIPHRHLPPLRYRELPEPLPWRRMVGPSIILAGLALGSGEYILWPNIVYHSGFVFFWACLLGVITQFFVNMEIERWTLVTGESAITGFSRLSRQWAWIFLILNIVPWAFPGWSTAASELLLGLLLGPDGGTEPLIAGTSLSPAGLLSIGSLVACGAILTAGPIVYNTVERLQMWLVGLILILTTIIGCAVIRPDAWVALGRGVASVGSFPDLQATGLTSMQLLGALAFAGAGGTLNLGQSGYIKDKGYGMGQYLGRIVSPLTGQEEAAAETGFHFHHTPENMQRWRGWWRAANIEHGISFLGTCVVCLSLLALIAYSLLYDEQGVLRSDATGLGSGMKFVWGQAELLGQRPLGVFLRYAYLIAGVAILLTTELGVLDGTARISADIVKVNYLLNHPGWTVSRLYSLFLWGEILLGSLILLFVTREPLLQVQLAAAMNGAVMFLYSLLLLYLNTKILSRSLSIGPVRFLVLVWSCAFFGYFTLQAAPPFLKTVWGLVTGGV; from the coding sequence ATGAGCGTCACCGAAGAGCTGGTGCCGGATGATGTCATTCCGCACCGGCATCTGCCCCCGTTGCGCTATCGCGAGCTTCCCGAACCCCTGCCCTGGCGGCGGATGGTCGGCCCCAGCATCATCCTGGCGGGCCTGGCGCTGGGATCGGGCGAGTACATTCTCTGGCCGAATATCGTCTATCACTCGGGCTTCGTTTTCTTCTGGGCCTGCCTGCTGGGCGTTATTACGCAGTTCTTCGTGAACATGGAGATCGAGCGCTGGACGCTGGTCACCGGCGAAAGCGCCATCACGGGCTTCAGCCGTCTGAGCCGGCAGTGGGCGTGGATTTTTCTGATTCTCAACATCGTTCCCTGGGCCTTTCCGGGCTGGTCCACGGCCGCTTCAGAACTGCTTCTGGGGCTGTTGCTTGGTCCGGACGGGGGGACCGAGCCGCTGATCGCCGGGACGTCGCTGTCGCCTGCGGGGCTGCTGAGCATCGGCAGCCTGGTCGCTTGCGGGGCGATCCTGACCGCCGGTCCGATCGTCTACAACACTGTCGAACGACTGCAGATGTGGCTGGTCGGCCTGATCCTGATCCTGACCACGATCATCGGCTGCGCCGTCATCCGTCCGGACGCCTGGGTGGCGCTCGGTCGGGGGGTGGCCAGCGTCGGCTCGTTTCCGGATCTGCAGGCGACCGGGCTGACGTCCATGCAGTTGCTCGGAGCGCTGGCCTTCGCCGGAGCCGGGGGAACGCTGAATCTGGGGCAGAGCGGCTATATCAAGGACAAGGGGTACGGCATGGGCCAGTACCTCGGCCGGATCGTCAGCCCGCTCACGGGACAGGAAGAGGCGGCGGCGGAGACCGGCTTCCACTTTCACCATACGCCCGAAAACATGCAGCGCTGGCGCGGCTGGTGGCGGGCGGCGAACATCGAACACGGCATCAGTTTTCTCGGGACGTGCGTCGTCTGCCTGTCGCTGCTGGCGCTGATCGCCTATTCGCTGCTGTACGACGAGCAGGGGGTGCTCCGTTCCGATGCGACTGGGCTGGGGAGCGGCATGAAATTCGTCTGGGGCCAGGCGGAGCTGCTTGGCCAGCGGCCGCTGGGCGTCTTCCTGCGCTACGCGTATCTGATCGCCGGCGTGGCCATTCTGCTGACGACCGAGCTCGGCGTGCTCGACGGCACGGCTCGGATTTCCGCGGATATCGTCAAAGTCAACTATCTGCTGAACCATCCCGGCTGGACGGTCAGCCGGCTCTACAGCCTGTTCCTGTGGGGCGAGATTCTGCTCGGTTCGCTGATCCTGCTGTTTGTGACTCGCGAGCCGCTGCTGCAGGTGCAGCTCGCCGCGGCGATGAACGGCGCGGTGATGTTCCTCTACTCGCTGCTGCTGCTCTACTTGAATACGAAGATCCTCTCACGGAGCCTGTCGATCGGGCCGGTCCGCTTCCTGGTGCTGGTGTGGTCGTGCGCGTTCTTCGGTTACTTCACCCTGCAGGCGGCTCCGCCGTTCTTGAAGACGGTCTGGGGGCTGGTGACGGGTGGCGTATAA
- a CDS encoding DUF4159 domain-containing protein yields the protein MCGQEITARGWQWCRLQKLVELMMTILARWRLPLIVVWVAALQAAGPALAADVSKQEVDRAIQRGVQFLANQQTLDGEWGSTDQHVVGITSLALLALLNADVPANHPVVRKGLQALRRVPVDNEPKQTYEISLMIMALVAAKDPSELPRIARLAQRLEEGQITAGPNTGGWGYTSRSGGDPSNAQFAILGLREAAEAGIPIDRETWVRAMGYWSSRQNPDGGWAYGDRQSSSGSMTVAGLSSTTIIGQMLQDDAGIGPDGLPPCCQVREPDKATDRAVRWMANHFSVTQNPGNGSWLLYYLYGMERAGRLTGRRFFGDQDWYRQGAKVLTVMQINDGSWNESQGPVVSTSFSLLFLSKGLAPVLVNKLKHGPRDVIKQKEIAGDDWNRHPRDVRNLVELISGLERWPQLLTAQEVDIARAVDGGGVNDLLQAPVLFLSGEQPLSFTEAEEALLQEYLLNGGFLFVSPTCGSAGFEQSFRELLPRILPPGESELKPLPHDHPVYRAEYPLQPEGVELLGVDFGCRTSVIYCPEDLGCLWEYWARHDPPKRNPRLKARIIRSTQIGINVIAYATGREPPAKLDAPKIASNKDLNRVERSLLEIAKIRHSGGWDTAPQALKNLLTALNETAGGIAAVRPQNLVLTDENLFQYPLVYMHGRSRFDLSGPEREQLKLYLSRGGVLFADACCGARPFDKSFRELMEQLYPDRRLDRIPVSHELFSDRIGHDLKRVRRRGAEPGEANGPLLSEVREGEPFLEGIEVDGRYVVIYSKYDISCALERQSSASCPGYVPEDAVRIATNIVLYSLLQDVRFGADEAKK from the coding sequence TTGTGCGGGCAGGAAATCACCGCCCGCGGCTGGCAGTGGTGTCGACTGCAGAAACTGGTGGAGCTGATGATGACGATCCTCGCACGCTGGCGCCTGCCGCTGATCGTTGTCTGGGTGGCGGCGCTTCAGGCGGCCGGCCCTGCGCTGGCCGCGGACGTCTCCAAGCAGGAAGTCGATCGCGCCATTCAGCGCGGGGTGCAGTTTCTTGCCAATCAGCAGACGCTCGACGGCGAATGGGGATCGACGGATCAGCATGTTGTGGGGATCACGTCGCTCGCCCTCCTGGCGCTGCTCAATGCCGATGTGCCGGCCAATCATCCGGTGGTCCGGAAGGGGCTCCAGGCGTTGCGCCGCGTTCCGGTGGATAATGAACCGAAACAGACCTATGAGATTTCGCTGATGATCATGGCGCTGGTCGCCGCCAAAGATCCCAGCGAACTGCCGCGCATCGCCAGGCTGGCTCAGCGTCTGGAAGAGGGCCAGATCACCGCGGGTCCGAACACGGGGGGCTGGGGCTATACTTCGCGGAGCGGGGGGGACCCCAGCAACGCCCAGTTCGCCATTCTGGGGCTGCGCGAAGCGGCGGAGGCCGGCATTCCCATCGATCGAGAGACGTGGGTTCGCGCGATGGGCTACTGGTCGAGCCGGCAGAATCCGGACGGAGGCTGGGCCTACGGCGATCGCCAGTCGAGCAGCGGGAGCATGACGGTCGCCGGCCTGTCTTCGACCACAATCATCGGCCAGATGCTGCAGGACGATGCAGGGATCGGCCCCGACGGCCTCCCCCCCTGCTGCCAGGTGCGCGAACCCGACAAGGCCACCGACCGGGCGGTCCGATGGATGGCGAATCACTTCTCGGTGACGCAGAATCCGGGGAACGGGAGCTGGCTCCTTTATTATCTCTACGGGATGGAACGGGCCGGGCGGCTGACCGGCCGCCGGTTCTTCGGGGATCAGGACTGGTACCGCCAGGGGGCCAAGGTACTGACCGTCATGCAGATCAACGACGGATCCTGGAACGAGTCGCAAGGCCCGGTGGTTTCGACGAGTTTCTCGCTCCTGTTTCTTTCCAAGGGGCTCGCCCCGGTCCTGGTCAACAAGCTCAAGCACGGGCCGCGGGACGTCATCAAGCAGAAAGAAATCGCCGGGGACGACTGGAACCGCCATCCCCGCGACGTCCGCAACCTCGTGGAATTGATCAGCGGCCTCGAACGCTGGCCCCAGCTCCTCACCGCCCAGGAAGTCGACATCGCCAGGGCGGTTGACGGGGGGGGCGTGAACGATCTCCTCCAGGCGCCGGTTCTATTCCTCAGCGGCGAGCAGCCCCTCTCGTTTACCGAGGCCGAAGAGGCGCTGCTGCAGGAGTACCTGCTCAACGGCGGTTTTCTGTTCGTCTCTCCCACCTGCGGCAGCGCCGGCTTCGAGCAGAGCTTTCGCGAGCTGCTGCCCCGCATTCTGCCGCCGGGCGAATCCGAGCTGAAGCCCCTGCCGCACGACCACCCGGTCTATCGGGCCGAGTACCCGTTGCAGCCGGAAGGGGTCGAACTGCTGGGGGTCGACTTCGGCTGCCGGACGTCGGTGATTTACTGCCCCGAGGATCTCGGCTGTCTGTGGGAATACTGGGCTCGTCACGATCCGCCGAAGCGCAACCCGCGTCTGAAGGCGCGGATCATCCGGTCGACGCAGATCGGCATCAATGTGATCGCCTATGCGACCGGACGCGAGCCTCCCGCCAAACTCGACGCTCCGAAGATCGCCAGCAACAAGGACCTCAATCGCGTGGAACGGAGCCTGCTGGAGATCGCCAAGATCCGCCACAGCGGCGGCTGGGACACTGCCCCGCAGGCCCTCAAGAATCTGCTCACGGCTCTCAACGAAACCGCGGGGGGCATCGCCGCCGTTCGACCGCAGAACCTGGTCCTCACCGACGAAAACCTGTTTCAGTATCCGCTGGTCTATATGCACGGCCGCAGCCGGTTCGACCTGAGCGGACCCGAGCGCGAGCAGCTCAAGCTCTATCTGTCGCGCGGAGGGGTCCTGTTTGCGGATGCCTGCTGCGGGGCCAGGCCGTTCGACAAGAGCTTCCGCGAACTGATGGAGCAGCTCTATCCGGACCGCCGGCTTGACCGCATTCCGGTTTCGCACGAGCTGTTCTCGGATCGCATCGGCCACGACCTGAAGCGCGTCCGCCGGCGCGGGGCGGAGCCGGGGGAAGCGAACGGCCCGCTCCTGAGCGAGGTCCGCGAAGGTGAGCCGTTCCTCGAAGGGATCGAAGTCGACGGTCGGTACGTGGTGATCTACAGCAAGTACGACATCAGTTGCGCGCTCGAACGTCAGTCGAGCGCAAGCTGCCCGGGCTATGTTCCGGAGGACGCCGTCCGGATTGCCACGAACATCGTCCTGTATTCGCTGCTGCAGGACGTGCGGTTCGGCGCGGACGAAGCGAAAAAGTAG
- a CDS encoding YybH family protein, producing the protein MKQVKYAIICAVLLGSGCWVSQGAAQNPETGSAAELAAIRAGSQAFTAAFNAGDAKAVAALWTADGDYNDESGKKFAGRAEIEQNYARFFAENPGARLRIVIDSLRLLSDTAAIEDGRTILESPAQGAPAAGKYTAVHVKVDGKWLMSTVRDSRMESPSAYRNIADLEWLIGVWAAEEHGQKSESVCRWIANKSFVERKYSVTHSDGATLSGLQLIGWNPQAGHVQSWNFSPDGGNAIGVWSPLPDGWSAEVRGMTGEGIPTEAVVLLQRLDDNAYLWKSVRRSVGGQPLPDTEEVVLKRQPAK; encoded by the coding sequence GTGAAGCAGGTCAAGTACGCGATCATTTGCGCCGTGCTGCTGGGGAGCGGGTGCTGGGTTTCGCAGGGGGCCGCTCAGAACCCGGAAACCGGTTCCGCGGCCGAGCTCGCCGCGATCCGTGCAGGATCTCAGGCGTTTACGGCCGCATTCAACGCGGGCGACGCCAAGGCCGTCGCGGCCCTCTGGACAGCCGATGGCGACTACAATGACGAATCCGGCAAGAAGTTCGCCGGCCGGGCCGAGATCGAACAGAACTACGCTAGATTCTTCGCCGAGAACCCCGGCGCCCGTCTGCGGATCGTCATCGATTCGCTCCGGCTGCTCAGCGATACGGCCGCCATCGAAGACGGTCGAACCATTCTGGAGTCTCCGGCGCAGGGGGCTCCCGCCGCCGGAAAATACACGGCCGTGCATGTCAAGGTCGACGGCAAGTGGCTGATGTCCACTGTCCGCGACAGCCGGATGGAATCCCCCTCGGCCTATCGCAACATCGCCGACCTGGAATGGCTGATCGGAGTCTGGGCCGCCGAAGAGCACGGCCAGAAATCCGAGTCCGTCTGCCGCTGGATCGCCAACAAGAGTTTCGTCGAACGGAAGTACTCCGTCACGCACTCGGACGGCGCCACGCTCTCGGGCCTGCAACTGATCGGCTGGAATCCCCAGGCGGGACACGTTCAATCCTGGAACTTCAGCCCGGACGGCGGAAACGCGATCGGCGTCTGGTCTCCCCTCCCGGACGGCTGGTCCGCCGAAGTCCGCGGGATGACTGGAGAGGGCATCCCCACCGAAGCGGTCGTGCTTCTGCAACGCCTGGATGACAACGCCTACCTCTGGAAGTCGGTCCGTCGATCGGTCGGCGGTCAGCCTTTGCCCGACACCGAAGAAGTCGTCCTCAAGCGCCAGCCCGCAAAGTAG